One genomic region from Edaphobacter dinghuensis encodes:
- the der gene encoding ribosome biogenesis GTPase Der, whose amino-acid sequence MAQKDDRKRLGKKHRQAKTRPKKGRAPRVAPTTGAVDPRKRKVLATKKAAAAKAKLVSKRSPEFETKKTLRPAQSTRPTDRIAGRQTPRSSNIAGRENIGEDDWREAEAIAAQLSTVTESAEAQELPLIAVCGRPNVGKSTLFNRLTGSRRSIVGDEPGITRDRIYGEIEWAGRDARIVDTGGVIPDDEALIPSEIFRQAQVALEEADSIVMVVDGRTELASPDRELARLLLRGGKPVFLAVNKMDTQELLAGAENFRRLGFRNVLPISAEHGSGIGDLLDEVFASLPPEEVDEEPTEVMLTAEDEMAEDEDGPQPIRKLRTHGEYEQRETKIAIIGRPNVGKSTLLNALTGSKRAIVSPIAGTTRDAVDEVVERGGHSFRFVDTAGIRRKGKTKLMAEKLSVVMARKHLEAADVSLLVIDAVEGVTALDANIGGYAHESGRSVIIVVNKWDLMTTARTDGKPPADIKVYEQQVRDALKYLDYAPLLFISAAEGKNVESVFKKVELVARERRKRVTTGQMNRFLEKVDFQKASVPMAKRIRIYYMTQAAVAPPTFVLFTDKDVKMHFSFERFLTNQIRDNFGFIGSPIWFKIKARNKKKVE is encoded by the coding sequence GTGGCTCAAAAAGACGATAGGAAGCGGCTGGGCAAAAAACACAGACAGGCAAAGACTCGCCCCAAGAAGGGACGAGCGCCGCGAGTCGCTCCAACTACCGGAGCCGTAGACCCGCGCAAGCGCAAAGTGCTGGCAACAAAGAAGGCAGCGGCAGCCAAGGCCAAGCTGGTGTCGAAGCGCTCTCCCGAGTTCGAGACCAAGAAGACATTAAGGCCAGCTCAAAGCACACGGCCCACAGATAGAATCGCAGGCCGTCAGACGCCGCGCTCCTCCAACATTGCCGGACGAGAGAACATCGGCGAGGATGACTGGCGCGAGGCCGAGGCAATCGCCGCGCAGTTGTCCACAGTCACCGAAAGCGCCGAAGCGCAGGAGTTGCCGCTGATCGCCGTCTGCGGACGGCCAAACGTCGGCAAGAGCACGCTGTTCAACCGCCTGACAGGCTCGCGGCGTTCCATCGTCGGCGACGAGCCCGGCATCACGCGCGACCGCATCTATGGCGAGATCGAGTGGGCTGGCCGCGATGCGCGCATCGTCGATACCGGCGGCGTCATTCCCGACGACGAAGCGCTGATTCCCAGCGAGATCTTCCGCCAGGCACAGGTCGCGCTTGAAGAAGCGGACTCCATCGTCATGGTCGTCGATGGCCGCACCGAACTGGCTTCGCCCGATAGAGAACTGGCGCGTTTACTGCTTCGCGGCGGCAAGCCGGTGTTTCTCGCGGTAAACAAGATGGACACGCAGGAGCTGCTGGCCGGCGCGGAGAACTTCCGCCGACTGGGCTTCCGCAATGTGCTGCCAATCTCTGCCGAGCACGGCAGCGGCATCGGCGATCTGCTCGACGAAGTCTTCGCTTCGTTGCCTCCTGAAGAGGTGGACGAAGAGCCGACCGAGGTCATGCTGACTGCCGAAGACGAGATGGCCGAGGATGAGGACGGGCCGCAGCCGATCCGCAAGCTGCGCACGCACGGCGAGTATGAGCAGAGGGAGACCAAGATCGCCATCATCGGCAGGCCGAACGTCGGCAAGAGCACGCTGCTGAATGCGCTGACGGGAAGCAAGCGCGCTATCGTCTCGCCGATTGCCGGAACCACGCGCGATGCGGTCGATGAGGTCGTCGAACGCGGCGGACACAGCTTCCGCTTTGTGGATACCGCAGGCATTCGCCGCAAGGGCAAGACAAAGCTGATGGCCGAGAAGCTCTCCGTCGTGATGGCGCGAAAGCATCTCGAAGCAGCCGATGTTTCGCTGCTGGTAATCGATGCAGTCGAAGGCGTGACCGCGCTGGACGCGAACATCGGCGGCTACGCGCACGAGAGCGGACGCAGCGTAATCATCGTCGTCAATAAGTGGGACCTGATGACGACGGCGCGCACCGACGGCAAGCCTCCTGCCGATATCAAAGTCTACGAGCAGCAGGTGCGTGATGCGCTGAAGTATCTGGATTACGCTCCGCTGCTGTTCATCTCCGCGGCTGAAGGCAAGAATGTCGAGTCAGTCTTCAAGAAGGTGGAACTGGTTGCACGAGAGCGGCGCAAGCGCGTCACCACCGGACAGATGAACCGCTTTCTGGAGAAGGTCGACTTCCAGAAGGCTTCCGTCCCGATGGCAAAACGAATTCGCATCTATTACATGACGCAGGCTGCGGTCGCGCCGCCGACGTTTGTGCTCTTCACCGACAAGGACGTGAAGATGCACTTCTCGTTCGAGCGGTTTCTGACCAACCAGATCCGCGATAACTTCGGGTTTATCGGATCGCCGATCTGGTTCAAGATCAAGGCGCGCAATAAGAAAAAGGTTGAGTAG
- a CDS encoding MFS transporter: protein MKKVRSPLYVTTLIAGAFFMENLDGTIIATALPQMSHSFHVSAVSLNIGMTAYLLTLAVFIPISGWVADRVGSRTVFASAIGVFTLASLLCGVSHTLTQFTLMRILQGIGGAMMVPVGRLVVLRSTPKDQLAQAIAYISWPGLTALVIGPPLGGFITTYMSWHWIFFLNLPLGILALILTMLWVENVRTDERHPFDWLTFLLAGLASTGAVYAMEKLGVGDVRWEIPGGILALSVLSGAFAIVAARRNPATSLIDLESIKMKTYSLSVYGASAFRIAVSVLPFLLPLMFQISFGLNAFRSGVYLLALFGGDLSMKAFVIQGLRRFGFRNILIVNGVITAASMALCATLSPSTPPILIVSILFFHGACRSMEFTCMTTLAYSEIPSNRMSRANGFLSAVMQLGMGMGVAVGAITLRLVAHAHGHSAATPQLRDFHYAILFMAVLALGPVFNSIGLPHDAGATTSGHRPQSLEVEVNPA from the coding sequence ATGAAGAAAGTCCGCTCGCCGCTGTACGTCACCACGCTCATCGCGGGTGCTTTTTTCATGGAGAATCTGGACGGCACGATTATCGCCACGGCGCTGCCGCAGATGTCGCACAGCTTTCACGTCAGCGCAGTCAGCCTGAACATCGGAATGACGGCGTATCTATTGACGCTGGCCGTCTTCATCCCCATTAGCGGATGGGTGGCCGACCGAGTCGGCTCTCGAACTGTCTTTGCCTCAGCAATTGGTGTCTTTACGCTGGCTTCCCTCCTCTGCGGCGTATCGCACACGCTTACTCAGTTCACGCTGATGCGCATCCTGCAAGGCATCGGCGGAGCGATGATGGTGCCGGTGGGTCGCCTTGTCGTGCTGCGAAGCACGCCGAAAGACCAGCTCGCCCAGGCTATTGCGTACATCAGTTGGCCAGGCTTGACCGCGCTCGTCATCGGGCCTCCTCTGGGCGGTTTCATCACGACCTACATGAGCTGGCACTGGATCTTTTTTCTCAACCTTCCCCTCGGCATCCTGGCTCTCATCCTGACGATGCTCTGGGTCGAAAATGTTCGCACCGACGAGAGGCACCCCTTCGATTGGCTCACCTTCCTGCTGGCCGGTCTGGCCTCTACCGGAGCGGTCTATGCAATGGAAAAGCTCGGCGTCGGAGATGTGCGCTGGGAGATTCCCGGTGGCATCCTTGCGCTCAGCGTGCTGAGCGGCGCATTCGCCATCGTGGCCGCCCGCCGCAACCCGGCGACATCGCTGATCGATCTCGAATCGATAAAGATGAAGACGTACTCGCTCTCGGTCTACGGTGCAAGCGCCTTCCGCATCGCCGTCTCCGTGCTGCCGTTCCTGCTGCCGCTGATGTTTCAGATCTCGTTCGGCCTGAACGCCTTTCGCTCCGGTGTCTATCTCCTTGCGCTCTTCGGCGGAGACCTCAGTATGAAGGCCTTCGTCATCCAGGGACTTCGCCGCTTCGGATTTCGTAACATCCTCATCGTCAATGGTGTGATTACCGCAGCATCCATGGCCCTGTGCGCGACACTGAGTCCGTCAACGCCACCGATCTTGATCGTCTCCATCCTCTTCTTCCACGGCGCTTGCCGGTCCATGGAGTTCACCTGCATGACGACGCTCGCGTACTCCGAGATTCCGTCCAACCGGATGAGCCGTGCCAACGGATTTCTCAGCGCCGTCATGCAGCTCGGCATGGGCATGGGCGTCGCAGTTGGAGCCATCACGCTGCGTCTGGTTGCTCATGCACACGGCCACTCCGCTGCGACGCCGCAGCTCCGTGACTTTCACTACGCCATTCTCTTCATGGCCGTTCTCGCTCTCGGCCCCGTGTTCAACAGCATCGGCCTGCCGCACGATGCAGGCGCCACCACCAGCGGCCATCGCCCACAGTCATTGGAAGTAGAAGTCAACCCCGCCTAA
- a CDS encoding PEP-CTERM sorting domain-containing protein, which translates to MNISLDSRPSCAAARWVSARIASRSNVILSALLVLATSVALAPAAKADSYTFSFSGGGLSASGVIDVSSATVPGVPGAYQVTGISGSFSDSNLGLSNVAITGLQTTGLPTNITPPGQPYAGSFVPPGSQADGYGFSWDNLFYPAGDSPAVCPPPGPGDPNPPYPFGGGLLDIYGLLFNVQGGYNVDVWSNGVLPGLGLSYGAGDSLNGKVLSTYGEPFAGTSVNFTASPVPEPGSLLLLGTGMVGLVGTLRRKLMA; encoded by the coding sequence ATGAACATTTCATTGGACAGTAGACCATCGTGCGCGGCTGCACGGTGGGTATCGGCACGCATTGCTTCCCGCTCCAACGTCATTCTTTCCGCTTTGCTGGTGCTGGCAACGAGTGTTGCCCTGGCTCCGGCAGCCAAGGCTGACTCTTATACCTTTTCGTTCAGCGGCGGCGGGCTTAGCGCCTCTGGTGTGATCGACGTTTCATCGGCGACAGTTCCCGGCGTACCTGGCGCTTATCAGGTGACCGGCATTAGCGGCAGCTTCTCGGACTCGAATCTTGGGCTTTCGAACGTGGCAATTACAGGGTTGCAGACCACCGGACTGCCTACGAACATCACGCCGCCCGGCCAGCCCTACGCCGGTTCCTTTGTCCCGCCGGGGAGTCAGGCAGACGGCTATGGCTTCTCGTGGGACAACCTGTTCTATCCGGCGGGTGACTCGCCAGCGGTATGTCCTCCTCCGGGTCCGGGCGATCCGAACCCGCCGTACCCCTTTGGCGGCGGCCTGCTCGACATCTATGGCCTGCTCTTCAACGTTCAGGGAGGCTACAACGTCGATGTGTGGAGCAACGGTGTATTGCCGGGGCTGGGTTTGAGCTATGGCGCGGGCGATTCGCTCAATGGCAAAGTGCTTAGCACCTATGGAGAGCCGTTTGCCGGTACGAGCGTCAACTTTACCGCCTCGCCTGTTCCAGAGCCGGGTTCACTGCTGTTGCTGGGCACAGGAATGGTTGGACTGGTCGGCACGTTGCGGCGCAAGCTGATGGCCTAG
- the trmFO gene encoding methylenetetrahydrofolate--tRNA-(uracil(54)-C(5))-methyltransferase (FADH(2)-oxidizing) TrmFO, translating to MAERATKRIKVIGGGLAGPEAALQAARYGCEVDLYEMRPTRSTEAHQTSDFAELVCSNSLKSESENTAPWLLKQEMRRAGSILLAEADASAVPAGHALAVDRIEFSRRVAERIAAEPRITVHREEVTHIDENDPNTITILASGPLTSSALAAELQRLTGSDYLAFYDSISPIVDAGTINMDRVYFAARWDKGTADYINCPFTKEEYDVFLDALTTAEAVEAKPWEQIPEAAFETRHLDRSETGAPGLDSETWVSSESKGSQPTPEKLQYFEGCLPIEETARRGRDTLRFGPMKPAGLTNPKTGRWPYAVVQLRQENLRADSYNLVGFQNHLKFGEQNRVLKLIPGLENATFLRYGQIHRNTYINAPTLLTETLQLKAHPSIMIAGQLSGVEGYTESIASGMLAGRYAAALAHGKTPTPAPRASANGSLTHYITHAEGKKFQPANITFDLLVPLEEELRKKVRDKKERHKIQCGRALEAWNEWLAKPHLHSAC from the coding sequence TTGGCAGAACGAGCTACAAAGCGAATCAAAGTCATCGGCGGAGGTCTCGCCGGTCCCGAAGCGGCGCTGCAAGCCGCCCGCTACGGCTGCGAGGTCGACCTCTACGAGATGCGCCCCACGCGCTCGACCGAGGCCCACCAGACCAGCGACTTTGCTGAGCTCGTCTGCTCGAACTCCCTCAAGTCCGAGTCCGAAAACACCGCACCTTGGCTGCTCAAGCAGGAGATGCGCCGCGCCGGTTCCATCCTCCTCGCCGAAGCCGATGCCTCCGCCGTTCCCGCCGGTCATGCACTCGCCGTAGACCGCATCGAGTTCTCCCGACGCGTAGCCGAACGCATCGCAGCCGAACCGCGCATCACCGTTCACCGCGAAGAGGTCACGCACATCGATGAGAACGACCCCAACACCATCACCATCCTCGCCAGCGGACCGCTTACCTCGTCCGCGTTAGCAGCGGAGTTGCAACGGCTCACCGGCTCAGACTACCTCGCCTTCTACGACAGCATCAGCCCTATCGTCGACGCCGGCACCATCAACATGGACCGCGTCTACTTCGCTGCCCGCTGGGACAAAGGCACGGCAGATTACATCAATTGCCCCTTCACCAAAGAAGAGTATGACGTCTTTCTCGACGCCCTCACCACCGCCGAAGCCGTAGAAGCCAAACCCTGGGAACAAATTCCCGAAGCTGCCTTTGAAACACGTCATCTCGACCGAAGCGAAACGGGTGCCCCAGGTCTCGATTCTGAGACCTGGGTTTCCAGTGAATCCAAGGGAAGTCAACCAACCCCCGAAAAGCTGCAATACTTCGAGGGCTGCCTGCCTATCGAAGAGACTGCCCGCCGCGGACGCGACACCCTCCGCTTCGGCCCCATGAAGCCTGCTGGACTCACCAACCCCAAAACCGGCCGCTGGCCCTACGCCGTCGTCCAGCTTCGTCAGGAAAACCTTCGCGCCGATAGCTATAACCTCGTCGGCTTCCAGAACCACCTGAAGTTCGGCGAACAAAATCGCGTTCTAAAACTCATCCCCGGCCTCGAGAATGCGACCTTCCTGCGCTACGGCCAGATTCACCGCAACACTTACATCAACGCGCCGACGCTGCTCACCGAGACCTTGCAGCTCAAGGCGCATCCCAGCATCATGATCGCCGGACAGCTCAGCGGAGTCGAAGGCTACACCGAATCCATCGCTTCAGGGATGCTCGCCGGACGCTACGCCGCCGCGCTCGCCCACGGCAAGACGCCCACTCCCGCTCCCCGAGCCAGCGCCAATGGCAGCCTCACTCACTACATCACCCACGCCGAAGGCAAAAAATTCCAGCCCGCCAACATCACCTTCGACCTGCTAGTTCCGCTCGAAGAAGAGTTACGCAAAAAAGTCCGCGACAAAAAAGAGCGCCATAAGATTCAATGCGGGCGGGCCTTAGAAGCATGGAATGAATGGCTTGCCAAGCCACATCTTCATAGCGCGTGCTAG
- a CDS encoding ATP-dependent DNA helicase — translation MSTTAPISTTPALLENLPNLHSFFSPGGTLARSSLAFEHRRGQYEMACAIEKAFKEKRHLIVEAGTGTGKTLAYLLPALRLARERQQRVIISTGTKNLQEQLFFKDVPFLESLLGPLKVCYMKGRSNYLCRHKLYALRDSPLLNGLEEISQFHILAQWEKTTETGDRAEIDALPESSALWSKLDARTEACLGQTCPDWERCFVTNMRRKALESDIVIVNHHLFFADLSIKQQAANAPDAGILPEAGAVIFDEAHELEEVASNYFGIGLSTQRFDELTRDIETMLKSKEAFSSSIVNASSNVKERAHRFFAALPSEDAFGAPAIGRMPFEDREAFLEESGDTYTATLNALNRLEGELECVKNVEEIPGLRKRTADIRAHLAFLLESSDRNTVFWIERRAGGGVRNLARGGAMPAAVHTHLQATPIDVSELLTTSLFDNYSSVVLTSATLTVSGGFDHIRKRLGLVSARELIVPSHFNYEKQALLYLPPNMPDPREPDFPDKATERIRRVLEISKGRAFCLFTSYKQMRETHDRLLAELPYKLLLHGTAPRHVLLQQFRDTPNAVLFGTSSFWQGVDVQGEQLSCVIIDRLPFAVPSDPVVKARMEAIEALGGKPFFDYQIPNAVITLKQGFGRLIRSLDDRGVLMLLDPRIQRQRYGRIFLESLPSYRLTQEITDVEQFFAGSGEKTSSLK, via the coding sequence TTGTCAACGACAGCTCCCATCTCGACCACGCCAGCCCTGCTGGAGAATCTGCCGAATCTGCACAGTTTCTTCTCCCCGGGAGGCACCCTGGCCCGCTCGTCGCTCGCCTTTGAGCACCGCAGGGGCCAGTACGAGATGGCGTGCGCCATTGAGAAGGCGTTCAAGGAGAAGCGGCATCTGATCGTCGAGGCAGGCACGGGAACGGGAAAGACGCTGGCATATCTGCTGCCTGCATTGCGACTTGCGCGGGAGCGGCAGCAACGGGTCATTATTTCGACCGGAACAAAAAATCTTCAGGAGCAGCTTTTTTTCAAGGATGTTCCTTTCCTTGAATCGCTGCTCGGCCCGCTGAAGGTCTGCTACATGAAGGGCCGCAGTAACTATCTCTGCCGCCACAAGCTTTATGCGCTGCGCGATAGTCCGCTGCTCAACGGTCTGGAAGAGATAAGTCAGTTTCACATTCTGGCGCAGTGGGAGAAGACGACCGAGACGGGAGACCGGGCGGAGATCGATGCGCTGCCTGAATCTTCTGCACTGTGGAGCAAGCTTGATGCTCGCACCGAGGCCTGCCTGGGACAAACCTGCCCCGACTGGGAGCGCTGCTTTGTCACCAACATGAGACGCAAAGCGCTTGAGTCGGACATCGTCATCGTCAATCACCATCTCTTTTTTGCCGATCTCAGCATCAAGCAGCAGGCCGCCAATGCTCCCGACGCAGGCATTTTGCCTGAGGCTGGAGCGGTGATCTTCGATGAGGCGCATGAGTTGGAAGAGGTTGCCTCGAACTACTTCGGCATCGGCCTGAGCACGCAACGCTTCGACGAGCTGACGCGCGACATCGAGACGATGCTCAAGAGCAAGGAGGCTTTTTCGTCTTCCATCGTCAACGCCAGCTCGAACGTCAAGGAGCGCGCTCATCGTTTCTTCGCTGCGCTGCCCAGTGAGGATGCGTTTGGTGCTCCGGCGATTGGGCGGATGCCGTTTGAAGACCGCGAAGCTTTTCTTGAGGAGAGTGGTGATACCTATACGGCCACGCTCAACGCGCTGAATCGGCTCGAAGGCGAGCTGGAGTGCGTTAAGAATGTCGAAGAGATTCCCGGCCTGCGCAAGCGAACCGCGGACATTCGTGCGCATCTGGCGTTTCTGCTTGAATCCTCCGATCGCAATACCGTCTTCTGGATCGAGCGCCGCGCAGGCGGAGGCGTGCGCAATCTTGCCCGTGGCGGTGCTATGCCTGCGGCGGTTCACACTCATCTGCAGGCCACGCCTATTGACGTCTCAGAGTTGCTTACTACGTCGCTCTTCGATAACTATTCGAGCGTTGTGTTGACTTCGGCTACGCTCACGGTTTCAGGAGGATTCGACCATATTCGCAAGCGGCTTGGACTAGTCAGCGCTCGTGAATTGATCGTCCCCTCGCACTTCAATTACGAGAAGCAGGCGCTGCTCTATCTGCCGCCGAACATGCCCGATCCGCGTGAGCCTGATTTTCCTGATAAGGCAACAGAGCGCATCCGACGCGTGCTTGAGATCAGCAAGGGGCGTGCCTTCTGCCTGTTTACGAGCTACAAGCAGATGCGCGAGACGCACGACCGCCTGCTGGCTGAGCTGCCTTATAAGCTACTGCTGCACGGCACGGCTCCGCGGCATGTGTTGCTGCAGCAGTTTCGTGACACGCCGAATGCTGTGCTCTTCGGCACATCGAGCTTTTGGCAGGGAGTGGACGTGCAGGGCGAGCAGCTAAGTTGCGTCATCATCGATCGGCTGCCTTTCGCAGTGCCCAGCGATCCTGTCGTCAAGGCGCGGATGGAGGCCATCGAAGCGCTTGGCGGCAAGCCTTTCTTCGACTATCAGATTCCTAACGCTGTTATTACGTTGAAGCAGGGGTTTGGCCGTCTCATTCGGTCGCTTGATGATCGTGGCGTACTGATGCTGCTCGATCCGCGCATCCAGCGTCAGCGGTATGGGCGCATCTTTCTTGAGAGCTTGCCGTCTTATCGGCTTACGCAGGAGATCACTGATGTTGAACAGTTCTTCGCGGGTTCGGGTGAGAAGACAAGTTCTCTCAAATAG
- a CDS encoding DUF1440 domain-containing protein: protein MSETQEERKTGPAKSLLKGMVAGLIGGLVATAAKSIAERVYPPRTHGEPEPPSVLAEKLAGHELTADQKAVAAETIHWGFGALTGAAYGALAEFYPAATAKDGAGFGMALASLTHEGALPAMGLSAPPEQQTTRERTSEMASHAIFGVVTETVRRVVRKVLR, encoded by the coding sequence GTGAGTGAGACACAAGAAGAACGAAAGACTGGGCCTGCCAAGTCGCTGCTCAAGGGCATGGTTGCCGGTCTCATCGGTGGGTTGGTAGCTACAGCGGCCAAAAGTATTGCGGAGAGGGTCTATCCCCCGCGCACGCATGGAGAGCCCGAGCCTCCGTCGGTGCTCGCGGAAAAGCTGGCAGGACATGAGCTGACAGCAGATCAAAAAGCCGTAGCCGCGGAGACGATTCATTGGGGATTCGGCGCACTGACCGGAGCAGCCTATGGCGCGCTCGCAGAATTCTACCCTGCCGCTACAGCGAAAGACGGCGCAGGCTTCGGCATGGCACTCGCTTCATTGACTCACGAAGGAGCGCTACCTGCTATGGGATTGTCCGCTCCCCCGGAGCAACAGACGACACGCGAGCGCACCAGCGAGATGGCCTCGCATGCGATATTTGGCGTGGTGACGGAGACAGTGCGACGAGTGGTGAGAAAGGTTCTGCGATAG
- a CDS encoding 7-carboxy-7-deazaguanine synthase QueE: MYLIELYKSVQGESSFTGLPCIFVRFAGCNLRCAWCDSEYTFTGGKPFSEDEVVAQIEALAPCKLVEFTGGEPMLQAKELLPLMQRLLAQDYTLMMETSGERPLAEVPKAVHKIVDVKCPGAGAAANSFRLENLDALTKDDEVKFVISNREDYEFARDFICQHDLNNKAGGILLSPAFQQTPSPQRTADNMALDPRKLVEWMLADGLDARLSLQIHKFIWEPMKKGV; encoded by the coding sequence ATGTACTTAATCGAACTCTACAAATCCGTTCAGGGCGAATCTTCTTTCACAGGACTTCCCTGCATCTTCGTCCGTTTTGCGGGCTGCAATTTGCGCTGTGCCTGGTGCGACTCGGAGTACACCTTCACTGGGGGCAAGCCTTTTAGCGAGGATGAGGTCGTCGCCCAGATCGAAGCGCTTGCACCGTGCAAGCTGGTCGAGTTCACCGGTGGCGAGCCGATGCTGCAGGCGAAGGAGCTTCTGCCGCTGATGCAGCGACTGCTCGCGCAGGATTACACGCTGATGATGGAGACCTCAGGCGAGCGTCCACTGGCCGAGGTTCCGAAAGCGGTTCACAAGATCGTCGACGTGAAATGTCCGGGAGCAGGCGCGGCGGCTAATAGCTTTCGTCTTGAAAATCTCGATGCGCTCACTAAAGACGACGAGGTAAAGTTCGTCATCAGCAATCGCGAAGACTATGAGTTTGCCCGCGACTTTATTTGTCAGCACGATCTGAACAACAAGGCTGGAGGCATATTGCTCAGCCCGGCTTTCCAGCAGACGCCCAGCCCGCAGCGCACGGCGGACAATATGGCGCTCGATCCGCGCAAGCTGGTTGAATGGATGCTTGCTGATGGCCTCGATGCACGGCTTTCGCTGCAGATCCACAAGTTCATCTGGGAGCCGATGAAGAAGGGCGTCTAG
- a CDS encoding GNAT family N-acetyltransferase: MLNIRPATPADVPQILAFIRDLATYERYPGAVYATEADLHRDGFGPTPRFHCLIADWDNAPAGFALYFHNYSTWRGHHGIHVEDLFVLPEHRGRGIGKALLTRVAAIAVEEGCHRLQWDVLEWNAPAIGFYEQMGATMMKEWRIMRVHYESLPALAAQSNRLALDA, encoded by the coding sequence ATGCTCAACATCCGCCCCGCCACTCCCGCCGACGTCCCCCAGATCCTCGCCTTCATCCGCGATCTGGCCACCTACGAGCGCTACCCCGGCGCCGTCTACGCCACCGAGGCCGACCTCCACCGCGACGGCTTCGGCCCCACGCCGCGCTTCCACTGCCTCATCGCCGACTGGGACAACGCACCCGCAGGCTTCGCCCTCTACTTTCACAACTACTCCACCTGGCGTGGCCATCACGGCATCCACGTCGAAGACCTCTTCGTCCTCCCCGAGCATCGCGGCAGAGGCATCGGCAAAGCGCTGCTCACCCGCGTCGCCGCCATCGCCGTCGAAGAAGGCTGTCATCGCCTGCAATGGGACGTGCTCGAGTGGAACGCTCCTGCCATCGGCTTCTACGAGCAGATGGGCGCAACCATGATGAAGGAGTGGCGCATCATGCGCGTCCACTACGAATCGCTTCCAGCACTTGCAGCACAAAGTAATAGACTTGCACTGGACGCTTAG
- the queD gene encoding 6-carboxytetrahydropterin synthase QueD, translated as MFEVTVEAGFSSGHYLRNYRGKCENPHGHNYKVFVTLIGADLDEAGLLLDFKLLKQVMRPVVDYLDHQMINDLEPFTTVNPSAENLARYFYQETAKQLHEMTEGRVRIKDCTLYETDTSFARYYE; from the coding sequence ATGTTTGAAGTCACCGTAGAAGCCGGTTTTTCCTCCGGCCACTACCTCCGCAACTATCGCGGCAAGTGCGAGAACCCGCACGGCCACAACTATAAGGTCTTCGTTACGTTGATCGGCGCCGATCTTGACGAAGCCGGTCTTCTGCTCGACTTCAAGCTGCTCAAACAGGTCATGCGTCCCGTCGTCGATTATCTCGATCACCAGATGATCAACGACCTTGAGCCCTTCACGACGGTCAATCCGTCGGCGGAAAATCTTGCACGCTACTTTTATCAGGAGACGGCAAAGCAGCTTCATGAGATGACTGAGGGCCGCGTCCGCATCAAGGACTGCACTCTCTACGAGACCGATACCAGCTTTGCCCGCTACTACGAGTAA
- a CDS encoding PEP-CTERM sorting domain-containing protein, producing the protein MTRPAKFSKNLIVLSIIVALAFLCLQPSTARADSITLSAQYFGNAVTLCSSSANPANCTGAQATGSLATGTIGASAGFPLGDLPLPGFVGQTTDEAIASSALLYNFTSSVPNGTAVINLRVTGSSSVSTNGIPNSICPAGTPCRAEAGIGIVSGESFVGAAPGTTEDVLANILNSGSEGAPTGPIQIVVPINGSVANLSFTLTALAECPSLTALQMSEGISCVAVADYLDPLTISGASIYDSNGNLVPNATLVSQSGFSLTSAATPEPSSIFLFGTGISLLCLASRRLRDRIRL; encoded by the coding sequence ATGACCCGGCCCGCGAAGTTTTCTAAAAATCTCATCGTCCTTTCGATCATTGTGGCTCTGGCATTTCTTTGCCTTCAGCCCTCAACCGCACGCGCCGACAGCATTACTCTTTCTGCTCAGTATTTCGGCAACGCTGTCACCTTGTGTTCTAGCAGCGCGAACCCGGCAAACTGTACCGGCGCTCAGGCCACGGGTTCTCTTGCCACCGGAACCATCGGCGCTTCAGCCGGGTTTCCGCTCGGTGATTTGCCCTTGCCTGGCTTCGTAGGGCAGACCACAGACGAGGCGATCGCCAGCTCTGCTCTCCTTTACAACTTCACCAGCAGCGTGCCGAACGGAACCGCGGTCATCAATCTGCGCGTCACCGGCAGTTCTTCGGTCTCTACCAACGGAATCCCCAACTCCATCTGTCCGGCAGGAACACCTTGTAGAGCAGAGGCAGGCATCGGAATTGTATCCGGCGAATCCTTCGTTGGTGCAGCTCCCGGCACAACCGAGGACGTCCTCGCCAATATCCTCAACAGCGGCTCTGAAGGCGCACCAACGGGACCAATCCAGATAGTTGTGCCAATCAATGGCAGTGTCGCCAATCTTTCCTTTACTCTTACTGCTCTTGCGGAGTGTCCATCCCTCACGGCGCTTCAAATGTCGGAAGGTATCTCCTGCGTAGCAGTTGCCGACTACCTGGATCCGCTGACGATCTCGGGAGCGAGTATTTATGACTCGAACGGCAACCTGGTGCCCAACGCTACTCTGGTTTCGCAGTCTGGATTCAGCCTCACCTCAGCCGCTACGCCCGAGCCATCGTCAATATTTCTTTTCGGAACAGGGATCTCTTTGTTATGTCTGGCAAGCCGAAGATTGCGCGACAGGATCAGGCTGTAA